The Parambassis ranga chromosome 1, fParRan2.1, whole genome shotgun sequence genome includes a region encoding these proteins:
- the tmx2b gene encoding thioredoxin-related transmembrane protein 2-B, producing MALLTPLLAFLYHLPQVYKWLLKPYYVASLFMSVAFLAVRKTPGICDHLATQREDGNSCDFDWREVEILMFLSAIVMMKNRRAITVEQHVGNIILFSKVANVILFFRLDIRMGLLYLTLCIVFLMTCKPPLYMGPEYIKYFSDKTIDDELERDSRVTWIVEFFANWSPECQSFASVYADLSLKYNCAGLKFGKIDIGRYGEVSKKYKVSASPLSKQLPSLVLFQGGKEVMRRPQVDKKGRAVSWSFTEENIIREFNLNELYQKSKKLSKTKGDKISQSQFPPVPEEEETEQQGADSQGEESESKKNK from the exons ATGGCTTTGTTGACGCCGTTACTCGCCTTCCTGTACCACCTGCCGCAGGTGTACAAGTGGCTGCTGAAGCCCTACTATGTGGCGTCTCTCTTCATGTCTGTAGCATTTCTAGCTGTCCGCAAAACGCCCGGCATCTGCGACCATCTGGCGACACAACGAGAAGACGGCAACTCCTGCGACTTCGACTGG AGAGAGGTGGAGATCCTCATGTTCCTCAGTGCCATTGTTATGATGAAGAACCGACGAGCAA TAACTGTGGAGCAACACGTGGGGAACATCATCTTGTTCAGCAAAGTGGCCAATGTGATCCTGTTCTTCAGACTGGACATCAGGATGGGACTGCTCTATCTGACGCTCTGCATAG tgtttttaatgaCCTGTAAGCCTCCTCTTTACATGGGACCAGAGTACATcaaatacttcagtgacaagACCATTGAT GATGAGCTGGAGAGGGACAGCCGTGTGACGTGGATTGTTGAATTCTTTGCCAACTGGTCTCCAGAGTGCCAGTCCTTTGCTTCTGTCTACGCTGACCTCTCCCTCAA GTATAACTGTGCTGGCCTCAAGTTCGGCAAAATTGACATAGGACGTTATGGAGAGGTTTCTAAGAA GTACAAGGTGTCAGCGTCTCCACTGTCCAAGCAGCTTCCATCCTTGGTCTTGtttcagggaggaaaggaggtgATGCGGCGCCCCCAGGTAGACAAGAAGGGCAGAGCTGTGTCCTGGAGCTTCACTGAG GAGAACATCATCCGAGAGTTCAACCTAAATGAACTCTACCAGAAATCCAAGAAGCTCAGCAAGACCAAAGGAGACAAGATCAGCCAGTCCCAGTTCCCCCCGGtccctgaggaggaggaaacagagcAGCAAGGAGCGGATTCCCAGGGGGAGGAGTCTGAGTCCAAGAAGAACAAATAA